A single genomic interval of Oreochromis aureus strain Israel breed Guangdong linkage group 12, ZZ_aureus, whole genome shotgun sequence harbors:
- the angptl2b gene encoding angiopoietin-related protein 2b produces the protein MEPPSVVLLGLLLVYGLACGVQQTLGSRSDGSRGRGSTQEFESSEEGLERDFIYAGRSKRAPADQQQDKCSYTFIVPQQKVTGAICVNSKEPEAMLENRVNKQELELLNVELQKQKRQIETLQQLVEVDGGIVNEVKLLRKESRNMNSRVTQLYMQLLHEIIRKRDNALELAQMENKILNQTSEMQQLTSRYKDLEHKYQHLASLATNQSALIAVLEEQCRSRTLPRHVPVPQPQPRPQPPPQPSPPINKPYQPPVIPRINNPISNEIQSDQKSLPPVLPTMPTGTHSPSTTDKPSGPFRDCLQALEDGHATSGMYLVKPENANRLMQVWCDQRHDPGGWTVIQRRVDGSVNFFRNWETYKQGFGNIDGEYWLGLENIYWLTNQGNYKLLVTLEDWSGRKVFAEYASFRVESEADFYKLRVGRYHGNAGDSLTWHNGKQFTTLDRDHDVYTGNCAHYQKGGWWYNSCAHSNLNGVWYRGGHYRSRYQDGVYWAEFRGGAYSLKKVVMMIRPNPNTFH, from the exons ATGGAGCCCCCTTCAGTGGTCCTGCTAGGGCTCCTTCTAGTTTATGGACTAGCCTGTGGAGTCCAGCAGACGTTGGGGAGTCGCTCAGACGGCAGCCGTGGCAGGGGCAGTACCCAAGAATTTGAGAGCAGCGAGGAGGGTCTGGAAAGAGATTTTATCTACGCAGGAAGGAGCAAACGTGCTCCAGCTGACCAGCAGCAGGACAAATGTTCCTACACTTTCATTGTACCTCAACAAAAAGTGACTGGAGCCATCTGTGTCAACTCCAAGGAGCCAGAGGCCATGCTGGAGAACCGGGTCAACAAACAAGAGTTAGAGCTGCTTAATGTGGAACTACAGAAACAGAAGAGGCAGATCGAGACCCTGCAGCAGTTGGTCGAGGTGGATGGGGGCATCGTCAACGAGGTCAAGCTTCTGAGGAAAGAGAGTCGAAACATGAACTCCAGGGTCACTCAGCTGTACATGCAGCTGCTCCACGAGATCATCAGGAAGAGAGACAATGCGCTAGAACTGGCACAGATGGAGAACAAGATCCTCAACCAAACCTCTGAGATGCAACAGCTCACCAGTCGATACAAAGATCTCGAGCACAAATATCAGCACTTGGCTTCTTTAGCCACCAACCAGTCGGCTCTCATTGCCGTGTTGGAGGAGCAGTGCCGGAGCCGAACTCTTCCTCGCCATGTTCCCGTGCCCCAGCCCCAGCCGCGGCCTCAGCCACCACCACAGCCCTCACCTCCTATTAACAAGCCCTACCAGCCGCCTGTAATCCCACGcatcaacaacccaatcagcaATGAAATCCAGAGTGACCAAAAGTCTCTTCCACCAGTTCTTCCAACAATGCCCACTGGTACGCACAGCCCATCTACCACTGACAAGCCCTCTG GCCCGTTTAGAGACTGTCTGCAGGCCCTAGAAGACGGACACGCAACCAGTGGCATGTACCTGGTGAAGCCAGAGAATGCCAACCGACTTATGCAAGTGTGGTGTGACCAGAGGCACGACCCAGGCGGCTGGACTGTGATTCAGAGGAGGGTGGACGGCTCTGTCAACTTTTTCAGGAACTGGGAGACATACAAG CAAGGTTTTGGCAATATTGACGGCGAGTACTGGCTGGGTCTAGAGAACATCTACTGGCTGACTAACCAGGGAAACTACAAACTGCTGGTCACGCTGGAGGACTGGTCTGGCAGAAAGGTGTTTGCGGAGTATGCCAGCTTCAGGGTGGAGTCTGAAGCTGATTTCTACAAGCTGAGGGTGGGCCGCTACCATGGAAATGCTGGAGACTCGCTGACCTGGCACAACGGCAAACAGTTCACAACACTGGACAGAGACCACGATGTGTATACAG GAAATTGTGCCCATTACCAGAAGGGAGGCTGGTGGTACAACTCTTGTGCCCATTCTAATCTGAATGGAGTTTGGTACAGAGGAGGACACTACCGCAGCCGCTACCAAGATGGAGTCTACTGGGCAGAGTTCAGAGGAGGAGCTTACTCATTAAAGAAAGTAGTCATGATGATCCGTCCAAACCCCAACACCTTCCACTGA